Proteins from one Rhizoctonia solani chromosome 5, complete sequence genomic window:
- a CDS encoding phosphatidylserine decarboxylase family protein produces MPFTSHRYNGWLPSSRAVYNKFINDLLEEAKRRHEQKAQHVASVEEFKKDIEANATMVDLFNKSFVQASSENLITSFEILLQVLDIIVSGPPRCVLAIESDGSETHEPVGVPIYIALDLLINTSAGYTLFNMGEFNTAIKKLLDSWGQYLMTADSAKTLTNEVGGWFSTLGLSILQADERGNFDATYVEPDPKAVNKGYTSWDAFFTRQVQPSARPVEPAPPGTVICNACESTVERIRHNVQMHDKFWLKGMAYSLYDMLNGREDIAKQFVGGTVYQAFLGPNDYHRWHSPIAGKVVDVILVPGTYYAALPDDGEDGYMQGALIRSQPWLTIAAARAIITIKAPGPIGLVCFIAVGMVEVSTCDIQVKPGDSVSPGTELGMFHFGGSSHAVIFGPQVNLAYRNEVKPEVHQKVNKILADVTIKNTNSID; encoded by the exons ATGCCTTTTACTTCACACCGCTACAACGGATGGCTACCGTCCAGTCGTGCAGTTTACAACAAGTTCATAAACGATCTTTTGGAGGAAGCTAAAAGGCGCCATGAGCAAAAGGCCCAGCATGTTGCCTCCGTAGAGGAATTCAAGAAGGACATCGAGGCAAATGCCACCATGGTTGACTTGTTCAATAAGAGCTTCGTCCAAGCCTCCTCAGAAAATTTG ATCACCAGCTTCGAGATTCTGCTACAGGTGCTTGACATAATTGTCTCTGGGCCGCCACGGTGTGTGCTAGCGATCGAATCTGATGGGTCAGAGACCCACGAGCCCGTTGGCGTCCCAATCTACATTGCGTTGGATCTTCTTATCAACACATCTGCGGGCTATACACTGTTTAACATGGGCGAGTTCAATACCGCAATAAAAAAGCTCTTGGACAGCTGGGGCCAGTACCTCATGACGGCTGATTCCGCCAAGACGCTCACCAATGAAGTTGGTGGCTGGTTCAGCACACTGGGACTTAGCATACTCCAAGCGGATGAGCGTGGTAACTTCGATGCGACCTACGTCGAACCCGATCCAAAAGCCGTCAACAAAGGGTACACTTCTTGGGACGCTTTCTTCACCAGGCAGGTCCAACCTTCTGCCCGCCCCGTTGAACCGGCACCCCCAGGCACAGTCATCTGCAATGCTTGCGAGTCTACGGTCGAGCGGATTAGACACAATGTTCAGATGCACGACAAGTTCTGGCTTAAGGGCATGGCGTACTCCTTGTATGACATGCTCAATGGCAGAGAAGATATTGCCAAGCAATTCGTCGGCGGGACAGTATACCAGGCATTCCTCGGCCCGAATGACTATCATCGTTGGCATAGCCCCATCGCTGGCAAAGTGGTTGATGTAATACTCGTCCCCGGTACTTATTATGCTGCGTTGCCAGATGACGGTGAGGACGGCTATATGCAAGGCGCGCTGATTCGTAGCCAACCTTGGCTCACAATAGCTGCGGCGCGTGCTATAATCACTATCAAGGCCCCAGGTCCAATAGGCCTCGTTTGCTTCATTGCAGTTGGAATGGTGGAGGTGTCGACTTGTGATATTCAAGTCAAACCCGGAGATTCAGTCAGCCCGGGGACCGAGCTCGGGATGTTCCACTTCGGAGGGTCGTCTCATGCTGTCATCTTTGGGCCGCAGGTGAACCTTGCGtacaggaatgaagtcaagCCGGAAGTTCATCAAAAGGTAAACAAGATCCTTGCGGACGTCACCATCAAGAATACGAATTCCATTGATTGA
- a CDS encoding triacylglycerol lipase, translated as MMMTSASCGPTSLAHLYKRLLSTVAVHGRRDVASGRLWPGANRHYSLSAPSIDLRLPSWLSFSAITAAASSITIPRPKAVDRPKHKPDLDSTIYQLMSSPVLFDPIRKPRNKIVLCHGLYGFDVRGPASFPKLQLHYWSKVLEILRGKVGAEVEVTGVPGTGSIESRATRLHESLSTRMPNQPINFIAHSMGGLDCRYLISRIRPTEYAPQSLTTVSTPHRGSSFMDWCSANIGVGEFSALEDGILPYSLKEPLLSRPRTARETETAKTILGLITSLPQNLTTMLLALLDSPAYANLTTSFLHNTFNPNTPDVEGVKYYSVGARARDDMSVFHPLWLPKTILDAAEAENLGKTPEWGSEFQDIDGWAGVKRRWRGHDGLVSVASARWGEFLGVIEGADHWELRGSSGVSPVSSHAPTAPGTSPDTSSTNGWSEWAKSFSLWQAARSTDASNGGDEQRAKATAALDWVVNAVSSSHAANPGGEHDPARIKRRSEDGVPVFELERFYVALCKKLYDDGL; from the exons ATGATGATGACGAGTGCGAGCTGTGGTCCTACTTCACTTGCCCATCTCTACAAACGACTTTTATCGACTGTTGCGGTCCATGGGAGGAGAGATGTAGCCAGTGGGAGGCTCTGGCCAGGTGCTAATAGGCACTATTCATTGAGCGCACCTTCGATCGATTTGCGACTTCCATCCTGGCTTTCATTCTCTGCTATTACCGCCGCTGCGAGCTCCATTACGATTCCGCGACCCAAGGCAGTCGACAGGCCAAAGCACAAGCCTGACTTGGACTCGACCATATACCAACTCATGAGCTCTCCTGTGCTCTTCGATCCCATTCGAAAACCACGAAACAAGATTGTTCTCTGCCATG GTCTGTATGGCTTTGATGTACGAGGACCCGCCTCTTTTCCTAAGCTCCAGCTCCACTATTGGTCCAAAGTTCTCGAAATCCTTCGGGGAAAGGTCGGAGCAGAGGTTGAAGTGACTGGTGTACCTGG AACTGGCTCGATTGAATCGCGCGCCACAAGACTCCATGAGTCCCTCTCCACTCGCATGCCCAATCAGCCAATCAACTTTATTGCTCACTCCATGGGCGGTCTAGACTGTCGGTACCTTATCTCCAGGATACGTCCAACCGAATACGCGCCTCAAAGTCTGACGACCGTGTCGACCCCACATCGAGGAAGCAGCTTCATGGACTGGTGCAGCGCAAACATCGGCGTTGGGGAATTTAGCGCCCTCGAAGACGGCATACTCCCCTACTCGCTCAAGGAACCCCTCTTGTCCCGCCCCCGTACCGCCCGAGAGACCGAAACGGCCAAAACAATCCTGGGCCTGATCACGTCCTTGCCCCAGAACCTGACGACCATGCTCCTGGCCCTACTCGATTCCCCAGCATACGCAAACCTCACCACATCGTTCCTCCACAACACCTTTAATCCGAATACACCCGACGTCGAGGGGGTCAAGTACTACTCGGTCGGCGCGCGCGCCCGGGACGACATGTCCGTCTTCCACCCGCTCTGGCTCCCCAAGACCATCCTCGACGCAGCCGAAGCCGAGAACCTGGGCAAGACACCCGAGTGGGGCAGCGAGTTCCAGGATATCGACGGCTGGGCCGGTGTCAAGCGACGATGGAGAGGGCACGACGGGTTGGTCTCTGTCGCCTCGGCCCGATGGGGCGAGTTCCTGGGTGTGATCGAGGGAGCGGACCACTGGGAACTACGAGGCTCGTCGGGAGTTTCGCCGGTTTCGTCGCATGCCCCGACGGCACCCGGTACGTCACCCGATACATCCAGCACCAACGGATGGTCCGAGTGGGCCAAATCGTTCTCGCTCTGGCAGGCTGCTCGGTCCACCGATGCGTCCAACGGCGGGGACGAACAGCGCGCCAAGGCGACTGCAGCCTTGGACTGGGTCGTCAACGCCGTCTCGTCGTCGCATGCCGCCAACCCCGGAGGAGAACACGACCCCGCGCGTATCAAGCGACGATCAGAGGACGGTGTGCCCGTGTTCGAGCTGGAGCGGTTCTACGTCGCACTGTGCAAGAAACTCTACGACGACGGGCTGTGA
- a CDS encoding glycoside hydrolase family 79 protein, with protein sequence MGRMTRLWIALLAATAGVSNAAVTVYRVGDHGAYASTTTTAAAAGYTGSAAYDPTVLDPPPPPEQLNREFVVLEDLVKLPQAEPNGTSGPIPGSYLGFSIELSVANRVIGKNSSVLAVPFLNHMANVANRVGAVRVRVGGNKSNTTTWTPHVEFAPDLVKMLANYASLVKTEILLGLNFMDLEKHIEPRGLCGSGGRDAGFQFARYRTRERAGLRFTNELKIVTVQRYPDNNCDRNENPHPLFANYLSHDQITQHAAEYIEFSRVVQAAGKPLYMFETNTAACGGFPGISDSFGAGLWVTRLGTQAHQHRVQLDAAARWGPGATITIRSRPPAHEPVDVSAVDDRVFGKSGKSRIMDLGANAGEDLTLGYVVYEDGVPSRVLLINYVDDPSGAHDITANIQIEGGAQLSQVRVRYFEAPSVSFKGNMTWAGQTLGNHFESDGRLKGEEVVHTIQCNPRTNQCPVRLKAPSLALIFLTPTAFENSSPAKDATASFETSFRTRVRYTATVNQAVLSASNGRGGASGHRVESTSFGSVGNGVVAGLGVPGTGLMIGLVIGVALVVMNYGR encoded by the exons ATGGGTCGCA TGACTCGTCTCTGGATCGCTTTGCTCGCTGCTACAGCGGGTGTATCGAATGCCGCGGTCACCGTTTACCGAGTTGGCGACCATGGTGCATATGCCTCTACGACGACTACGGCGGCGGCTGCCGGCTATACGGGAAGCGCAGCGTACGATCCCACGGTCCTGGATCCTCCTCCGCCTCCTGAGCAATTGAACCGTGAATTCGTGGTATTG GAAGATCTCGTTAAGCTACCGCAAGCTGAACCGAATGGCACAAGTGGACCTATACCGGGCTCGTACCTTGGATTTTCGATAGAACTATCGGTCGCGAACCGCGTTATCGGAAAGAACTCTTCAGTACTAGCCGTGCCATTTCTGAACCACATGGCAAACGTCGCCAACCGAGTGGGTGCGGTCCGTGTCCGAGTAGGGGGAAACA AGAGCAACACGACGACATGGACTCCGCACGTCGAATTCGCACCCGACCTCGTCAAGATGCTCGCCAACTACGCCAGCCTAGTCAAAACCGAGATCCTCCTG GGACTCAACTTTATGGACTTGGAAAAACACATCGAACCAAGAGGCCTTTGCGGGTCTGGCGGAAGAGACGCTGGGTTCCAATTTGCACGGTATCGCACTCGGGAACGAGCCGGACTT CGTTTCACTAACGAGCTCAAGATTGTCACGGTGCAGCGGTACCCCGACAACAACTGCGACCGCAACGAAAACCCCCACCCGCTCTTTGCCAACTACCTCTCCCACGACCAAATCACCCAACACGCCGCAGAATATATCGAATTCTCCC GCGTGGTCCAAGCGGCAGGAAAACCGCTGTACATGTTCGAAACCAACACAGCCGCATGCGGCGGCTTCCCCGGCATCTCCGACTCGTTCGGGGCCGGACTATGGGTGACCCGACTGGGCACTCAAGCTCACCAGCACAGGGTTCAGCTCGACGCTGCTGCACGTTGGGGGCCAGGGGCGACTATTACAATCCGTTCACGCCCCCCCGCCCACGAACCAGTCGACGTTTCGGCAGTGGACGACCGG GTGTTTGGCAAGAGTGGAAAGAGTCGGATTATGGATTTGGGCGCGAATGCGGGGGAGGATTTGACGCTTGGGTATGTGGTGTATGAGGATGGGGTCCCGAGCCGGGTGCTCTTGATTAATTATGTGGACGATCCGTCGGGTGCGCATGATATCACGGCCAATATTCAGATCGAGGGGGGTGCGCAATTGTCCCAGGTCCGAGTCAGGTATTTCGAGGCTCCGAGCGTGAGCTTTAAAGGGAACATGAC CTGGGCCGGACAAACACTCGGAAACCACTTTGAATCAGACGGAAGACTCAAAGGCGAAGAAGTCGTACACACCATCCAGTGCAACCCAAGGACAAACCAATGTCCAGTGCGACTCAAAGCACCCTCTCTGGCACTCATATTCCTCACCCCCACCGCATTCGAAAACTCATCCCCAGCCAAGGACGCGACAGCCAGCTTCGAGACGAGCTTCCGGACCCGGGTGAGATATACCGCCACGGTCAACCAGGCGGTGCTTTCGGCGAGCAACGGGCGGGGCGGGGCAAGTGGACATCGGGTGGAGAGTACGAGTTTCGGGAGTGTGGGGAATGGGGTCGTCGCGGGGTTGGGTGTTCCTGGGACCGGGCTGATGATTGGGTTGGTGATAGGTGTGGCGCTGGTGGTGATGAATTATGGACGGTAG
- a CDS encoding O-FucT domain protein — MAGQRDVLKIPYNALLSGPTSGMPWGPNDQHPRAVSQKYWEVVCPGSERRVVNADEVMKQVDRESDGIKMLTDWAKLMRDMPERCVEIQGTQVFDFYLIGSTRILSLWETFKNHPTVRLLEDSEVVKNGVRENMSKLQKINGAQRPYIPKTTGTIEGLLGIHIRRGDYRGDLGKDNGHCFGLGRWGATYSGWSQLPEMHDKYDSPSREGVEGGQYTPEIKEYYLKHCLPTPRQVIARIREIQRESHTHLSHIFVANNAEDEYLADLRQELVADGWEADNIVTSKDLRLNWQATSVSNVVDMAILARAEVFIGNGWSSMTSNIVMRRLTTGQTPASTRLW, encoded by the exons ATGGCCGGTCAACGGGACGTTCTCAAAATTCCATACAACGCGTTGCTCTCTGGTCCAACATCAGGTATGCCTTGGGGACCTAATGACCAACATCCCCGGGCTGTTAGCCAAAAGTATTGGGAGGTTGTCTGTCCTGGGTCAGAACGAAGGGTTGTCAATGCAGACGAAGTCATGAAACAGGTCGACAGGGAGTCAGATGGAATCAAGATGTTAACAGACTGGGCCAAGCTCATGAGGGATATGCCTGAGAGATGCGTTGAGATCCAAGGCACCCAGGTCTTTGACTTCTA TCTTATTGGCTCCACACGCATCCTATCACTCTGGGAGACGTTCAAGAATCATCCCACCGTGCGGCTGCTGGAGGACTCGGAGGTCGTCAAGAACGGCGTACGAGAAAACATGAGCAAGCTGCAAAAGATCAACGGGGCTCAGCGTCCATACATTCCCAAGACCACTGGAACTATCGAGGGTCTACTGGGCATTCATATCCGGAGAGGAGATTATCGTGGAGACCTTGGCAAAGATAATGGGCATTGCTTCGGTCTGGGCAGAtggggtgctacctacagCG GATGGAGCCAGCTGCCGGAAATGCACGATAAGTATGATTCTCCGTCTCGTGAAGGGGTCGAAGGGGGACAATAT ACACCGGAAATTAAGGAGTACTACCTCAAACACTGCCTTCCAACCCCTAGACAAGTCATCGCGCGGATTCGGGAGATCCAAAGAGAGAGCCATACTCACCTTTCGCATATATTCGTTGCAAATAATGCCGAGGACGAATACCTGGCCGATCTTCGTCAAGAACTCGTCGCGGATGGGTGGGAAGCAGATAATATCGTGACAAGCAAGGATTTGAGGTTGAATTGGCAAGCCACATCAGTAAGCAATGTGGTAGATATGGCTATCCTTGCAAGAGCGGAGGTGTTTATTGGAAACGGA TGGTCTAGTATGACCAGTAACATCGTGATGAGACGTTTGACAACCGGACAAACGCCCGCCAGTACACGGTTGTGGTAG
- a CDS encoding ICE-like protease (caspase) p20 domain protein — protein sequence MGIAGESPRSFKQINQIVSQSSVPNLHALLIGIDTYTTVTPLSGAVNDAHQVELFLRFGLEVPQKQINVLKNEQATRSGILGAIKALRRNPAIKLFDPILIYYAGHGCEVKSPLVEPGNPEGKTECLVPRDVCKGETGRKEIPLIPDYTIAALLDELAAEKGNNITVILDCCHSASSTRGIHLETSAKLDLKIAGFSQILQLLSVPQRSLSPDELPPLTRDTDKEIFQVYKEIVSNGRWIKLMAAFYLCHSRLNSDEREGSSVKSRASLPSVNQLVADHLRPGRSHVLLAACGHTERAYEDPKTKKGIFTDALLRLLKSRPITELTYKAIFENFPNLSISGTKVNQNPVCEGANATRMFLRAPILGQRCSYISMTGLGSKYTYDDVSWLRPIDYSTCKTFIAHTCTESPRVSPLRSWCELNPDAEAPAQLCARLVERGSFHSFQVTLSDELRMRHGRLAKELEEKFQAKKQGIHLVESSHRSISDVVVDIQVDESDGEWITFTLSSLSTSLPFRCRLDAMRIYNILFSMAQWNWHLNRVPHRIFKPTKELAELTVYKVDSFGLNKLPIKDGSISIPASSGCRFAFKIRSFHNKHLYAYLFYFSTASQSIRPLYLRVYGSGHVDPHIEPRGKLTIGYSNNDMISGPISFRNTPDVGYLRLFLTSSPGDFDSMTQASPFLPRMMYTASTQIKNGGEYLDGVEINKLATSSHRLDDQVRSEHPDIAANSSIDLQAEEHSTSLDTISKPILGSSRSSPQLAQEGELFNIKQRSSRVCLSRIQTIEKLQENPAWMEKQLWDMISLKVSICA from the exons ATGGGGATAGCAGGAGAAAGTCCTCG AAGTTTCAAGCAGATTAACCAGATCGTATCCCA AAGTTCTGTCCCCAACCTTCATGCACTTCTGATCGGAATCGATACATACACAACAGTAACGCCACTCTCAGGCGCCGTAAATGACGCGCACCAGGTTGAACTTTTTCTTCGCTTTGGGCTAGAGGTTCCGCAGAAGCAAATAAATGTTCTGAAGAATGAACAAGCTACACGCTCCGGAATTCTTGGCGCCATCAAAGCATTGCGTCGAAATCCCGCAATTAAATTGTTTGATCCAATCTTAATTTACTATGCAGGGCACGGTTGTGAGGTTAAGTCGCCACTGGTTGAGCCTGGCAACCCCGAAGGAAAAACAGAGTGCCTAGTGCCACGGGACGTGTGCAAGGGGGAAACAGGTAGAAAGGAGATCCCCCTAATCCCAGATTACACTATAGCAGCTCTCCTTGATGAGTTGGCTGCAGAGAAAGGGAATAACATC ACGGTCATACTTGATTGCTGCCATTCAGCTAGCAGCACTCGGGGTATTCATCTGGAAACTTCCGCTAAGCTGGATCTCAAAATAGCTGGATTTTCTCAAATACTTCAACTTCTGAGCGTGCCCCAG CGCTCACTGAGTCCGGATGAACTTCCTCCGCTAACAAGAGACACAGACAAAGAAATATTTCAAGTGTATAAAGAGATCGTATCAAATGGCAGATGGATTAAGTTGATGGCTGCCTTCTATTTATGCCACAGTCGTTTGAATAGCGACGAACGGGAAGGAAGTAGCGTGAAATCCAGAGCGTCTCTTCCATCAGTCAATCAGCTCGTTGCGGATCATCTGAGGCCAGGGCGCTCTCACGTTCTTCTTGCAGCATGCGGCCATACCGAACGAGCTTATGAAGATCCAAAAACCAAGAAGGGAATATTTACTGATGCTCTCCTTCGACTATTGAAGTCTCGGCCCATTACCGAGTTAACTTACAAGGCTATTTTTGAAAATTTTCCAAATCTGTCGATTTCAGGCACGAA AGTCAATCAGAATCCGGTTTGTGAAGGAGCGAATGCTACCAGGATGTTCCTCAGGGCTCCTATTCTAGGGCAACGCTGTTCTTACATATCTATGACAGGGCTTG GCTCCAAGTACACATACGATGATGTTTCCTGGCTCAGACCCATCGATTATTCGACATGTAAAACCTTCATAGCTCATACATGCACGGAGAGTCCTAGAGTAAGCCCATTGCGATCCTGGTGCGAACTAAACCCCGATGCCGAAGCTCCAGCTCAACTCTGTGCAAGGCTCGTCGAACGAGGGAGCTTTCACTCATTCCAGGTTACTCTTAGCGATGAACTGAGGATGCGACATGGGAGGTTAGCGAAAGAACTCGAAGAAAAGTTCCAAGCCAAAAAACAAGGGATACATCTGGTAGAGTCCTCGCATAGGTCTATCTCGGACGTCGTTGTGGATATCCAAGTCGACGAAAGCGATGGCGAATGGATAACCTTCACGCTTTCCTCGCTTTCAACGAGCCTGCCGTTTAGGTGTCGCCTCGATGCTATGCGAATCTATAACATTTTATTCTCTATGGCACAGTGGAATTGGCACCTTAATCGGGTACCACATAGAATTTTCAAACCTACAAAGGAATTAGCTGAACTCACCGTATACAAGGTTGACAGTTTTGGTCTCAACAAACTCCCTATAAAGGACGGATCAATAAGTATCCCAGCATCTAGCGGATGCCGATTTGCGTTCAAGATACGCAGTTTTCACAATAAGCACCTGTATGCCTACCTGTTCTACTTCAGTACAGCAAGCCAATCAATCA GGCCGCTTTACTTGAGGGTTTATGGAAGTGGACATGTGGATCCCCATATCGAGCCGCGTGGAAAGCTCACTATTGGGTATAGTAATAATGATATGATATCGGGACCAATATCCTTCAGAAACACGCCAGACGTTGGATACCTGAGATTATTTCTCACGTCGTCACCCGGAGACTTCGACTCTATGACGCAAGCATCTCCGTTCCTACCAAGAATGATGTACACTGCTAGCACGCAAATTAAAAATGGTGGGGAGTATCTAGATGGAGTGGAGATAAACAAATTGGCAACTTCATCACACCGCCTGGATGACCAAGTGCGATCAGAGCATCCCGACATTGCCgcaaattcttccatagaTTTACAGGCCGAAGAACACTCAACTTCTCTAGACACTATTTCCAAGCCCATCCTCGGCTCTTCAAGGTCATCTCCCCAACTTGCTCAAGAGGGAGAGCTATTCAACATCAAACAGCGTTCGTCACGGGTTTGCTTGTCCCGAATTCAGACGATTGAAAAGCTCCAGGAAAATCCCGCGTGGATGGAAAAGCAACTCTGGGATATGATATCTCTCAAGGTGTCCATATGTGCTTGA
- a CDS encoding Jacalin-like lectin domain protein: MEANDIAPLTLFYGVILDPSNGPVQSGRQAIHAVGLKEASRVASHDESIKSKSYSLIEEVEEEPIIEDQYSPNRLGAHYSHMGWLPPDSLPERPWSTQNIILQPLDVGRWVTRRILAGMWSVELQVSEIAPEDALVKDVESALAHPNSSSRIRALRNVFDSWGELIPVAIIVGAAISATGILETKITLEPASLHRHQPHVPNSGDFNSFIETQLQLRGKVEKISYHLTGSRPDLLFREGLDVWLKNIRTTRQWEIIKVTKAIPVTEIFDSRIQERIKALFANLSCVFYSPLVGVPQTAAFKSIGSEPNSIRRIEIGFSDARIQSLSLHYTNGLIAGPYGCLEGSARTDRIDLAQGETITEIFVWPTDYSIGSLQLVKNTGYISPIYGAVQGVTRSPHLLSGDGNSLLGLSGSYSAIGITELQAIWRNNYEVINYKYTTTFAGGQGGNLWNDLGLIGDRRTARISEIKTWSPYIGFLSGFQTTYTFIAGGHQVEQRSAIHGTEEGKVTKWVLEEGEYITGVCGRCDGISICELRFITNRPSRTSQFTTILQL, from the exons ATGGAAGCAAACGACATTGCACCTTTA ACCT TATTCTATGGAGTAATCTTAGATCCCAGCAATGGTCCGGTTCAGTCCGGCCGCCAAGCCATTCATGCGGTTGGTTTAAAGGAGGCAAGTCGCGTCGCTAGCCACGATGAGTCTATCAAATCGAAGAGCTACAGTTTGATCGAGGAAGTCGAAGAAGAGCCAATCATTGAAGATCAATACTCACCAAATCGACTCGGCGCCCATTATTCGCACATGGGATGGCTACCTCCAGACTCGCTACCTGAAAGGCCATGGAGTACCCAAAATATCATACTACAGCCTCTTGATGTTGGCCGATGGGTAACAAGAAGGATCCTGGCTGGAATGTGGTCGGTTGAGCTACAAGTATCTGAAATAGCCCCTGAAGATGCACTTGTCAAAGATGTAGAGTCTGCCTTGGCACACCCTAATTCAAGTTCTCGAATTCGTGCTCTCAGGAATGTTTTTGACTCGTG GGGAGAGTTAATCCCCGTG GCTATCATAGTAGGAGCCGCAATTTCTGCGACCGGAATACTGGAGACAAAAATTACTCTCGAACCAGCTTCGCTTCACAGGCATCAGCCCCATGTACCTAACTCAGGCGACTTCAATAGTTTCATCGAAACACAGTTACAGCTACGGGGTAAAGTTGAAAAGATATCGTACCACCTAACA GGTAGCAGGCCGGACCTATTGTTCAGAGAGGGTTTGGATGTCTGGCTGAAAAACATCA GGACCACGCGACAATGGGAAATCATCAAAGTCACTAAAGCTATTCCTGTTACGGAAATATTCGACTCCAGAATACAAGAAAGAATAAAGGCACTCTTCGCGAACCTTAGTTGTGTATTTTATTCGCCTTTGGTCGGGGTACCACAGACGGCCGCGTTCAAAAGCATCGGAAGTGAACCCAACTCCATTCGACGAATAGAGATAGGCTTCTCAGACGCGCGCATTCAAAGTCTTTCTCTTCATTATACAAACGGGCTAATTGCTGGACCATACGGATGTTTGGAAGGATCCGCCAGAACTGATCGAATTGATCTAGCTCAAG GTGAAACTATCACAGAAATTTTTGTATGGCCCACCGACTATTCTATTGGCTCACTTCAACTAGTGAAGAATACCGGATATATCTCTCCCATTTATGGTGCGGTGCAAGGCGTAACTCGATCACCCCATCTACTCAGCGGAGACGGAAACTCGCTTTTAGGACTCTCAGGTAGCTATTCCGCAATTGGGATCACGGAACTTCAG GCTATATGGCGAAATAATTATGAAGTGATCaattacaaatatacaaCGACTTTTGCCGGTGGACAGGGCGGAAACCTCTGGAATGATTTGGGGTTGATTGGAGATCGACGTACGGCACGGATTTCCGAGATTAAAACGTGGAGTCCTTACATAGGATTTCTTAGTGGGTTTCAG ACAACATATACCTTTATCGCTGGTGGCCATCAGGTCGAACAGCGGAGTGCTATTCACGGGACAGAAGAAGGCAAGGTAACTAAATGGGTTCTCGAAGAAGGGGAATATATCACGGGTGTTTGTGGACGATGTGATGGGATATCTATTTGTGAACTTCGGTTCATAACTAATCGACCCAGTCGTACGTCCCAGTTTACAACTATCCTTCAGCTCTAA